The genomic interval gtaaacatcgagatggcgtcaatcttctaaatacctcgagttgtaagtaaaaatgttgaacgcgttttggtgagatttgcactacgtttgagaccgttttcagtaccctctgtttaaatctgtttaaatcttaaaatttggccttaatttctaactttggggaaaatacttacttcgaaaggagagtagaggtctttagctccgtttctcaccaacaacaagtcgcgactgatgcccatctcgggtgtcaggacgcgttataatgtactttttcggagggtggcttgcattgatggtagctggcctgcgtggcttgctgtgatgatctaccctaatTGAAGAACGTGGCGAATACCTAAATCCTTAAATTATTAAGGTGACAATAGGCCTATGCGACATTAAATTAAGAAGGATGTAGGCTTAAGAAATGGTAAAATAACAGGTAGGTCTAACGACCAAAGTAGGCCTAAGGTAGATCGCAGCTTGGCGGCACCAAACAAAGGCGAATATTTAACGAAAAGTCCCAAAATCTTCCATAAAAACTTACCTTCCGGGTAATTGAAATTGTCCCGTCTGTCCTCAAGAATACGCACTTAGGAGTAAACGTTCCTCCATCAATAAATACAATAGGAAATATGAGACGATCACCTAAGTGTTTTCCTGATTGTGACAATATGGCGGTGTTTGCTATGAGAAGCGAGCGAACAGTTTCAGCGAGCTTCATACCAGCTAAAGTTCGCATGTTTATCGCCAGTTTTTAAGAGTTTCTGCTTAAAATTGTCCGTTTTCCTTCTCTCAAGAAGTGAAGAAGCCATTAAGTGTATAAATTCTGATTTAAATTCCCGTTGAATGTCGTTTTATAAGCTTCCATTTGGATAGGAGGCATTTTTTTACCGGCTTCTTGGCTGACCGCAAATGCTGCTCAGAACTGTTCTGTCCGAACGTACCTAAAGAATTTCCCTTTTAAGAGCAAATTATCTAGATTTATCAATCATTCACTTCAATAAAAATTAGataattactaaaatattataataaaataatatttaacctattcaaacatcaaatatttattattttgcggTTTTCTACAATACAGAACAACTTAACGTAAACAGGTTACGGGACTCTGTAAATTACTGATCGGATGTCTGCTTGCTTCGCGTTGGCCACACAGCATTGTCCTTGAAATGAAGAGGACCTTGATGGTGTATCGCGAAAAACTTTGTATAGGTGGTGAAATGGTTCCCACGCATTACTTTTAACAATAGAGTTATAGGTCCACGCATTACACTAGCTGTCTTGATTACAGTTAAGTTGTTCTGCTTAATCAATGGTAGAGCTGATCACTTACCGACGAAATTCTATTATCTAAACTGAAATTAGAGTATGATTTTTGTGGCATTATACTTaccatattattttaattatatgtcaatatatattcttttgtggtctatttactatattattctttatatgaaTTACTTTGGCCGCATTTTTACTACATTTTTGGGCACCATATTAAGGAATattcctttcaattttttttgtggCGTATTTGCTGTATTTATCTATACttgtttattcaaataattttcgTGGCATCATATTTACCATATTGATTTATTCTTACTCCCAATTCCCTCCTTTCCATACTAACATTCACTGCTCAAACTTCTTGGTTTCCAGACTCTCAACATTATCTTTGACAGTTTATTATTAGTTCCAGTTTAGTAGTGTGTATCATTTAAAGAAATATCAAACAATATCTTACTACACAGATTCCAGAACTTTGCACTGGGATCTCATTTCCTCTCTCTGATATATCACATCAGTGAGAAATCAGACGTTCGGCAGCCAGAAACATTATACACATCTGTAGTACCCAGGACAATTTAACATTAAGCCAGTCACTCTATACAAGTTCCCCTTTCATTGTAAAAGCTAAGTCAATCTTAACAGCTTAGTATACTCAAAAATCCTTCTCATTACCACTATTTTTACTTTGTATAAGAACACCTTTCTATTAGAAACCAGTCATTTCTAAATTTCTCTTTCCTCGGTCTTAACTGCATATCTATATTACCACACTTGTTATAATCATTCTTGCTCCCTTTCTTTCATAAGGGTAAGAAAACCTTCATATTATTACAAATCTGTTCCCTTCCTCAAAGTCAATTGTTAATCAACTTTCTCATTTCACTtttttgtatacatatgcatTCTTTTCAGTTCTTATGAGTCTATTCtcttttctactcttacttgccATTAGGCTTAATAGTGGGATATGATGTGAAACATGGTATTCCtcataaaattattgttaatttctAATAAAGTCCTAGTCTTACTTCTAAGTTCTCTATCTTGGTCACAAAgaagcattatttatttatttattttttaactactGTTACAATCAGTGTTACACTTGGCTTGCAGAGAGAACCATCAGTCTCCACAATATTTGTGTGGCACCACCTTTACTGAATTGGCAATATTCTCTTCCTCCAAGTAATATGTTGTTTTACTAATGACAATTGCTTTTATACGAAGATCTGAGTCACACCTGCCAGTTTAGTTGTAAGTTGGGCATTTGCTCACTTATGGGTTCATCAAATGGCTATTAAGAGGCATAGATGGAGGTCATGACTTTCAATGACACTTCATGTCTTACTTGACTTTTCTCATTAGACCTTAAAATGAATCCTCCCTTTGACAATGAGCATTTTTATACCCTACAACAATTTCAAAGCACACTTCACTAGTACCAGCAAGTGTCACCAATTTATAACTAATCAAGTCGCCTTAGACTGGATGAcaagaacctctctgataaaccAAAAGCCATTACATTTTATAAGACAATCGCAACAAATGAAGGGATGACGGAACTACGTGACCATATATTTCCTTAGAGTTTTTGATCTGACTTTGTAGctattttgcaaataaaatgcaaaatgcaCTGCATACAGATCAATTTCTTGGAATAACTTACTACATAAACACAACCACATACTCCCTCTTACTGCAATTTTCGACACTAGCAACAAAATATCACCTcgctttctttttaaataaaagcgGCAACATTGTGTATGCCAATTCACTCCCCATGATCTGAACGAACTAACCCAGGCTGTAAGTGATGTATagctaattaagaaaaaaaaaaaggcagcttttacattttatttttcattaatagaaagaaaaataagttatgGCATGTACAATGACATAATTACATTCCTCACTGACAGAACAGCTATTTACATTTTGGTACACCATCCTAAAAGGTAAAACGAAAAACCTCTGAGAGTTCCGGGAATGAAAACATGAGGTAGATAAGCAACGAGATTACTAATCAGCTTTCTTGGTGAATGACATGTCGTAGAAGAATTTCAAGCACATGTAGAGGCCGAACCCATTCAAGACAGCTGTTGATATGAACAACATGTTGTCGAAAGGTCCTCCTCTCAGGTGAATTGGGACCCCATTATCAACCTGGAATACgtacaaaaaaaatcaattcacaaTAATTACATTATAATGATTTTCTACATTATTTACTACATAAAAACCATTTTGCATTAATCCCATGTGTGATACTTAACTTTGGAAACAGATAGATAGACTATACACTTTAGATCGACAGTCAAgtgccgggacctatgaggtcattcagcgctaaaaggaaaattgaaagaggTTTAAAAGAAtgaacaggaggaaagcctcgcagttgcactatgaaacaaatgtttgaAGGGGGTGGAAACTAAGTTAAATCAACCAGTACAGAAAAATATGCAGTTCCCCAacaaaaatacaggcagtccccagttatcggcggggtgctgataagcgaaaaccgccattaaccgaaacttggcaatTTCTCGTGCAGAACTTCGGTCATTGGTGCCGATACCGGTTACTGTTTTTCTCTGTGACACAGAGAAAAACATGCGAGCAACTTGGCATGGGCAGCTAAGAACTGAACAATAAAAATAGGCAATAACTACCTGGAAATACTGCATCTTCGAGCGGATCTTGTTGTATCCCTCGTGCGTCTCGCTCCTTGTCTGGCGAGCAGCTGTGGTGGTCACAGTGCGCACAAGAGCCTGCAAGAAATACAAGAAAATGTAATAAGTCTTCACCTGAACAATTTTACTTAACATATGAATGTtgtgaacattttcttttttccctccctACAACAGAAGTGTCAAACCTATGATCCAATAAAATATGCAGCCTCTTTGGAGCCTGCAACTTGCTGAGCAAGTTTCAACAAAAATGACTGCTAGACAATCATAGCAAAGTATGttacaaaaaagtgaaaaattaaatactgtaattcaacaattatatgcaTTAACTGGGGTAGCTGATTTCAGAAAAACTTAAAGCACCAGCTCACGGCCCTATTATGCAGAACTTCAGTGTCTGCTATACTTAACTCAAAAAAATACATATGCTGGGACTATGAAAAATAGTTTAAGGTTGCAAGTCTTTCCACGGAAGAGCTCTGCCCACACAGAGATATTGttgaataatgaaataacttCATAAATTTGCCAAAATAATAACAGAAAGTTACCATCTTCCATTTCTGTTTCTAACAAGAAAAGCTCTGAAGGATGCCAAGTTTAATACCAGCCACTTGGGGATCGACATGAAAAGTAAATTTCTGACAATATTTCCTTATGTTTCTCATTTACAAGGCACAGAGTATAAGGACTAAGATAAGAACAATAAGAACAGTTTTCCCTTACACAGCATGCAAGATGGATAGGTGATGAAcacaagaaaaaattgtaaaatttttctAGTATCAGATCTGGGTAACAGAGCTTTAATGCTGTGCTCAAGTCTTCTTAATAGAGACAAACTTAATATGAAAATGCTACTAAACTCAGGGGCAAATTTACTGTTACTGAGAAATCCACTGTCTTTTGCTCATGTTTCAAGATGTGCAActagaacctcaaaagttcaagcga from Macrobrachium nipponense isolate FS-2020 chromosome 28, ASM1510439v2, whole genome shotgun sequence carries:
- the LOC135201627 gene encoding cytochrome c oxidase subunit 7A, mitochondrial-like, whose amino-acid sequence is MNTARALVRTVTTTAARQTRSETHEGYNKIRSKMQYFQVDNGVPIHLRGGPFDNMLFISTAVLNGFGLYMCLKFFYDMSFTKKAD